In the genome of Cercospora beticola chromosome 2, complete sequence, one region contains:
- a CDS encoding uncharacterized protein (SMCOG1002:AMP-dependent synthetase and ligase~antiSMASH:Cluster_8), translated as MNIIDTTKDLSTLFDNQAQATPDAVALEDEKVTYTYAQLAKKVDELAHRLRQHGVKRDSLVGVLLPRSADYVVACLAALKAGGAYLVLELAYPPDLLADVIEDAQPVVVIHNESETGKIKPDIPRVVLDEDQEVLTNGHAETNGEGPDPDDLEKLAFVAYSSGTTGKPKGIANPHRASVLSYNLRFGLSDVEPGARVACNVFFVWEIIRPLLRGATVVTVPDESSYDPAALVELLSAKKVTETLMTPTLLAAVLARFPDIGSRLANLKTLWLNGEVVSNDLARRALHALPQVRLLNCYSACETHEIACGDVADMIRDDAVNCPVGKPFEPEHIHILGEDGKEVEPGNSGELYVGGSLLARGYLNRPETTAAAFLPDHFNGDNPDARIYRTGDLAILHENGLLEITGRTGTMIKLRGYSVVPAKVEDTVTKYLAVRQCAVTAHGDGLDRQLVAYFVKDSEAGSDRPIVEIDDQNHSPAARKVLTPYLAQYMLPTLWVELKELPTHSVSGKIDLKSLPSPIPVKTANGAKPAKDPISIDDIAEVWANTLGAERKQLKPEHSFFDLGGHSLSLAALATKLSRRFGFRIPVGRLADPPTLESHLHTVREVRDGTIAAVQSDLPTALRKDSNLDRDIEPNGAKICALKDARTVLLTGATGFLGAFLLHELLEGTSAQIICLVRSPESSEEDKPGCTARIRRNLIDLGLWSDSVMERVEVLPADLPRKRFGLAPEKFSELAERVQVIVHAAAQVNLVYPYAALRASNVDGTKEILRLACMGGATVQYVSTNGVLPRSESGHGWPEDAMLYVDAVPEKIPDGYGQTKWAAEQLVLEAGRRGLPVRILRAGTISGHSLTGAANAWDLLTALFVESIHLGYYPDVRGWRAEMTPVDFVSKAIVHLGNQTHAKQLVFHLGDPDPIETREVFQHFAELGYPTEPMDFDKWVNLWNEKRGAMKGGEGAFTVDIMRSGMPSVGFLRDIVVLNNAQTRPFRAIVERPKVDPILLETYARHWFARGWLEKPPARNSALGGSALRVRKSILTGRVAVITGASSGIGAAVASALAAEGCHLVLAARRTPALESLKRRLAVRDGKVIVKQTDVTDKAQVDDLLQTAEKELGAVDILVSCAGVMYFTMMANAHTDEWNTTVDVNCKGLLHVLAATVPGMLRRGAGHIVAISSDAGRKVFPGLGVYSASKFFVEATLQSLRLETAGKGLRVTAVQPGNTQTDLLNMSSDEEAIKAYGQPSGAKIMDPEDVANAIVYGLKQPEHIAVNEILIEPRDEPI; from the exons ATGAATATTATTGACACCACCAAGGACCTTTCCACGCTATTTGATAACCAAGCGCAGGCCACACCAGACGCGGTAGCCCTCGAGGACGAAAAAGTTACATACACGTATGCGCAACTCGCGAAGAAGGTCGATGAGCTCGCCCACCGACTTCGCCAGCATGGCGTGAAGAGAGATAGCCTCGTCGGCGTGCTATTGCCACGAAGTGCCGATTACGTTGTCGCCTGCCTCGCCGCCCTCAAAGCTGGGGGTGCCTATCTCGTGCTCGAGCTTGCCTACCCTCCAGATTTGCTGGCCGATGTGATCGAAGATGCCCAACCGGTCGTAGTCATCCACAACGAATCCGAGACTGGCAAGATCAAGCCCGATATCCCTCGCGTTGTACTTGacgaagatcaagaagtaCTGACCAACGGCCATGCGGAGACCAATGGAGAAGGCCCAGATCCTGATGATCTCGAGAAACTAGCATTCGTTGCTTACTCCTCTGGTACCACTGGCAAACCCAAAGGCATCGCGAATCCTCATCGTGCCTCCGTGCTGTCGTACAATCTTCGATTTGGTCTCTCAGATGTCGAACCTGGCGCGCGTGTGGCTTGCAATGTCTTCTTCGTATGGGAGATCATCAGACCTTTGCTTCGAGGCGCGACCGTGGTGACCGTGCCAGACGAGTCCAGCTATGACCCAGCCGctctagtagaattactatcTGCGAAGAAAGTCACAGAGACTTTGATGACCCCCACATTACTGGCAGCTGTACTTGCTCGATTCCCTGACATTGGCTCGAGACTTGCAAATCTGAAGACTCTATGGCTGAACGGTGAAGTCGTCTCTA acgACCTTGCTCGCAGAGCTCTCCACGCTCTTCCACAAGTCCGACTACTGAATTGCTATAGCGCTTGCGAGACACACGAAATCGCATGTGGTGATGTCGCGGACATGATTCGCGATGACGCCGTCAACTGCCCTGTCGGAAAGCCGTTCGAACCTGAGCATATCCATATCCTGGGCGAAGATGGGAAAGAAGTTGAGCCTGGAAACAGCGGTGAGCTGTATGTCGGCGGTTCCTTGCTAGCTCGTGGCTACCTGAACCGTCCCGAGACCACCGCGGCGGCATTTTTGCCAGACCACTTCAACGGCGACAACCCGGACGCACGGATTTACAGAACAGGCGATCTTGCGATCTTACATGAGAACGGCTTGTTGGAGATTACCGGACGAACTGGTACCATGATCAAGCTTCGTGGCTATTCTGTCGTCCCTGCGAAGGTCGAAGATACTGTTACTAAATATCTGGCCGTCAGACAATGCGCGGTCACTGCACATGGAGATGGCTTGGATCGCCAGCTGGTAGCCTACTTTGTGAAGGACTCCGAAGCTGGCAGCGACCGACCTATTGTGGAGATTGACGATCAGAACCATAGCCCAGCTGCGAGAAAGGTCCTCACGCCATACCTTGCACAGTACATGCTTCCCACGCTCTGGGTAGAACTGAAAGAACTTCCCACGCACAGTGTATCTGGAAAAATCGACCTCAAGAGTCTTCCTTCGCCTATCCCAGTCAAAACAGCAAACGGCGCGAAACCTGCCAAGGATCCCATTAGCATCGACGACATTGCAGAGGTGTGGGCCAATACTCTGGGCGCGGAGCGAAAGCAGTTGAAGCCAGAGCACAGCTTCTTTGATCTCGGTGGTCACTCGCTTTCGCTCGCGGCGTTGGCTACCAAGCTTTCTAGGCGTTTTGGCTTCCGCATCCCTGTGGGACGACTGGCTGATCCGCCGACGCTCGAGAGCCACCTGCACACTGTTCGCGAGGTACGAGATGGTACAATTGCCGCAGTACAATCCGATCTTCCGACTGCGTTGCGCAAAGATTCGAATCTGGATCGCGACATCGAGCCAAATGGAGCGAAAATTTGTGCTCTCAAGGATGCGAGAACAGTACTGCTTACCGGCGCGACTGGTTTCCTTGGTGCCTTCTTACTTCACGAACTTTTGGAAGGGACTTCGGCTCAGATTATCTGTCTTGTTCGTTCTCCTGAATCTTCGGAAGAAGACAAGCCTGGTTGCACTGCAAGGATACGAAGGAATCTCATCGACCTGGGACTATGGAGCGACTCCGTCATGGAGCGTGTCGAGGTTTTACCCGCCGATTTGCCTAGGAAACGATTCGGACTGGCTCCCGAGAAGTTCAGTGAGCTCGCTGAGAGAGTGCAAGTGATCGTTCACGCTGCTGCACAGGTCAACCTCGTGTACCCATACGCTGCGTTGCGAGCAAGCAATGTCGATGGCACAAAAGAGATTTTGCGATTAGCATGCATGGGCGGCGCCACTGTGCAGTATGTATCTACCAACGGAGTCCTGCCTCGTTCCGAATCTGGTCACGGCTGGCCCGAAGATGCTATGCTCTACGTGGACGCTGTGCCTGAGAAGATTCCTGATGGCTATGGCCAAACGAAGTGGGCTGCAGAACAGCTTGTGCTTGAAGCTGGGCGTCGCGGCCTTCCTGTGAGGATTCTGCGCGCGGGAACCATTTCTGGACACAGCCTGACTGGCGCTGCCAACGCCTGGGATCTGCTTACCGCATTGTTCGTGGAATCAATACACTTGGGCTACTATCCAGACGTTCGCGGCTGGAGGGCAGAGATGACACCAGTCGACTTCGTGAGCAAAGCTATTGTCCATCTTGGTAACCAGACGCATGCGAAACAGCTGGTCTTCCATCTGGGAGATCCAGATCCGATTGAGACCAGGGAAGTATTCCAGCACTTTGCGGAGCTCGGGTATCCCACTGAGCCGATGGACTTCGACAAGTGGGTGAACTTGTGGAACGAGAAACGAGGCGCAATGAAGGGCGGCGAAGGAGCCTTTACAGTCGACATCATGCGCAGTGGAATGCCAAGTGTTGGCTTCCTGCGTGACATCGTGGTGCTCAACAACGCTCAGACCAGGCCTTTCCGCGCTATTGTGGAGCGACCAAAGGTTGATCCGATACTCCTCGAGACATACGCACGACACTGGTTCGCCAGAGGATGGTTGGAGAAGCCTCCTGCACGAAATAGCGCTCTTGGAGGGTCGGCTCTTAGAGTGCGCAAGAGTATCCTCACTGGCCGCGTTGCAGTCATTACCGGTGCCTCGTCAGGGATCGGTGCCGCTGTGGCCAGCGCCCTTGCGGCTGAAGGTTGCCACCTTGTCCTCGCTGCTCGCAGAACGCCAGCCCTCGAGAGTCTCAAGCGCCGGCTTGCAGTCAGAGATGGCAAGGTCATTGTCAAGCAAACTGATGTCACGGACAAAGCGCAAGTCGATGATCTCCTTCAGACGGCCGAGAAGGAGCTCGGCGCAGTCGACATCCTCGTCTCTTGCGCTGGCGTGATGTACTTCACCATGATGGCCAACGCACACACAGACGAATGGAACACCACTGTGGACGTCAACTGCAAGGGTCTGCTGCATGTTCTCGCAGCGACTGTCCCCGGTATGCTGAGGCGTGGCGCCGGACACATCGTGGCCATTTCTTCCGATGCAGGACGTAAAGTCTTTCCTGGTCTCGGTGTCTACTCTGCCTCCAAATTCTTCGTCGAAGCAACTCTGCAGTCCTTGCGCCTTGAGACTGCGGGTAAAGGTCTGCGGGTGACAGCTGTGCAGCCTGGAAACACCCAGACCGATCTACTGAACATGTCCAGTGATGAGGAGGCTATCAAAGCATATGGACAACCGAGTGGGGCGAAGATCATGGATCCTGAGGACGTGGCGAATGCTATCGTGTATGGTCTGAAGCAGCCAGAACACATTGCTGTCAACGAGATCTTGATCGAGCCCAGGGACGAGCCTATATAG
- a CDS encoding uncharacterized protein (antiSMASH:Cluster_8~SMCOG1137:Major facilitator superfamily MFS 1), translated as MSRSSASDLGKEAETRNINQHSNIDHDLTTGQKELIEAAEPPFTEGESDEKDEQESNDLERVATKASSKPSVNNIKSVPNGGLWAWLQVVSSFFLFMNTWGIVNTFGTYQTYYETGLLSTSSPSAISWIGSIQATLLLFVGSLTGPIYDSGYARSLVFTGTFLVVFGQMMLSLSTTYYQVILSQAICIGIGTGCLFIPCVAVLSTYFSTRIATAVGLAAAGSSIGGVVYPIVFYRLQPAIGFAWTTRVLGFLELTTLGVSCAVLRIRVLPAGRRKFLDLAAWKEVPFTFFVLGTFIGFLGLYTPFFYIQSYALALGTSPDLAFYLLAILNAASTFGRVLPNLLADRIGPFNVIIPCTLMTGILCLCLVATNSFGSVAAISALYGFFSGTFVSLPATIYVHITANRGLIGTRMGMGFSVTSIGILVGTPISGAILSASGYNEIWIYGGVMTIVAAALICVCRVSKGGWGWKTVV; from the exons ATGTCGCGGTCTTCGGCGAGTGATCTGGGGAAGGAGGCCGAGACTCGGAATATCAATCAACACAGCAACATCGACCATGATCTTACTACTGGCCAAAAGGAATTGATTGAAGCCGCCGAACCACCTTTCACTGAAGGTGAGTCCGACGAGAAAGATGAGCAAGAATCGAACGACCTGGAACGAGTTGCAACAAAAGCTTCATCGAAACCCAGCGTGAACAATATCAAAAGCGTACCGAATGGCGGGCTTTGGGCTTGGTTGCAAGTTgtgtcgagcttcttcttgttcatg AACACCTGGGGCATCGTAAACACATT CGGCACGTACCAAACCTACTATGAAACCGGCCTCCTCTCTACATCCTCACCCAGCGCCATCTCCTGGATCGGCAGCATCCAGGCCACACTTCTTCTCTTCGTAGGAAGTCTAACAGGCCCCATATATGACTCCGGCTACGCCCGATCACTTGTCTTCACTGGGACATTTCTCGTTGTGTTCGGTCAGATGATGCTTTCCCTGAGCACAACCTATTACCAAGTTATTCTTTCACAAGCGATCTGTATCGGCATCGGGACCGGATGTCTTTTCATACCATGTGTGGCGGTGTTATCGACATACTTCAGCACGCGAATAGCGACGGCGGTGGGACTTGCGGCAGCGGGCTCGAGTATTGGCGGCGTAGTGTATCCCATTGTGTTTTATCGATTACAGCCCGCAATTGGATTCGCTTGGACGACGAGGGTGCTGGGATTTCTGGAGTTGACGACTTTGGGAGTGAGCTGTGCCGTGCTGAGGATAAGAGTCTTGCCTGCTGGACGGCGCAAGTTTTTGGACCTGGCGGCGTGGAAAGAGGTGCCGTTTACATTTTTCGTCTTAGGCACGTTTATCGGATTCCTTGGATT ATACACGCCATTCTTCTACATTCAGTCTTATGCCCTCGCATTAGGGACATCTCCAGACCTGGCGTTCTACCTCCTTGCAATCTTGAATGCAGCGTCGACCTTCGGACGAGTCCTGCCCAATCTTTTGGCCGATCGCATCGGACCGTTCAATGTAATCATCCCCTGCACATTGATGACTGGCATCCTTTGCCTGTGTCTCGTTGCAACGAATTCCTTTGGTTCTGTGGCCGCCATTTCTGCGTTATATGGATTCTTCTCGGGAACCTTTGTGTCTCTTCCCGCAACGATTTACGTTCATATCACAGCCAATCGAGGTCTGATAGGGACGAGAATGGGCATGGGATTCTCTGTGACCAGTATAGGTATTTTGGTCGGGACGCCAATTTCTGGAGCGATCTTGAGTGCGAGTGGGTATAACGAGATCTGGATATATGGTGGCGTCATGACGATCGTGGCAGCCGCTCTGATCTGCG